A stretch of Rhinoderma darwinii isolate aRhiDar2 chromosome 4, aRhiDar2.hap1, whole genome shotgun sequence DNA encodes these proteins:
- the LOC142761207 gene encoding histone H3-like centromeric protein A: MKPPQKSLSRRKSAQPQKKPAAPPQSPPSRGETSHRPSTQRRRRYRPGARALMEIRKYQKSTNLLIQKTLFFRLVREICLKYSRGVFYYWQSTALMALQESAEDFLVSLFEDSYLFSHQANRGTLFVKDMQLARRIRGIPYEL; the protein is encoded by the exons ATGAAACCACCCCAGAAAAGCTTGTCCCGCAGGAAGTCGGCGCAGCCGCAGAAGAAACCTgcagctcctcctcaatctccgccaa gtagaggggaaacaagtcacagaccgagcacgcaacgaagaagacgctaccgcccaggagcccgtgcgctgatggaaataagaaagtaccaaaaatcaaccaatctgctcattcagaaaaccctgtttttccgcctg gtgagagagatctgcctgaagtattcccgcggcgtgttttactactggcaaagcaccgcacttatggcgctacaagag TCAGCTGAGGACTTCCTGGTGAGTCTCTTTGAAGATTCTTACCTCTTCAGTCACCAGGCCAATAGGGGCACTCTCTTTGTGAAGGACATGCAGCTCGCACGGAGAATCCGAGGCATCCCGTATGAACTGTGA